The following is a genomic window from Candidatus Omnitrophota bacterium.
ACCGGCGCGCAAGTCGGCATAAAGACCGACAATGCTTTCACGCGAGCGCGTATCGTCGATATAAACGCCAAACGCATAGTGGAGGCGCTGAAGGCCGGCAAGATAGTGATAGTGGCCGGGTTCCAGGGGCTAAGTTTAAGTCAGGACATTACCACATTAGGCCGCGGCGGCTCGAACCTTACCGCCGTTGCGCTCGCGAAAGTGCTGGGCGCGGAATCGTGCGAGATGTACACGGACGTGGAAGGTGTATTCACCGCCGATCCGCGGATAGTGCCGGACGCGCGCAAGGTAGACCGGATAAGTTATGAAGAGATGTTCGAGCTTGCGTCGCTGGGCGCCCAGGTGCTCCAGCCGCGTTCGATAGAATTTGCCATGAAGTTCGGAGTGCCTATTCATGTGAGGTCGAGCTTCTCCGATAAAATGGGCACCATAATTTCCAAGGAGGTAAAAGCGATGGAAGATATTGTCGTTTCGGGCGTTGCTCTGAACAAAGAAGAGGCCAAGATAACTATATGTGATGTGCCGGATAAGCCGGGCATAGCCGCCAGAATATTCAAAGGCATAGCGAATAAAGATATAAACGTCGATATGATAGTCCAGAACGTTTCCAGGACAGGCGCCACAGATCTGTCGTTTACCGTCCCGGGAGAGGATCTCGCCAGAACGATCAAAGCCGCGAAGGAGATCGCGCGCAAGGTCGGCGCCGGCGACATAACATTTGATAAGGACATGGCGAAAGTGTCGATAGTGGGCATAGGCATGAAGAGCCACTCCGGCGTTGCCGCCGACATGTTCGCCGCGCTTGCCGACAAGGGCATCAATATCGAGATGATATCTACGAGCGAGATAAAAATATCGTGCGTGGTAGCCAAGAAGAACGGCCAGGAAGCGGTGAGAGCTATCCACGAAAAATTCGGATTAGGAAAGAAGAGCGGTTAATATGGCGAAAATCGAATTATACGATACTACCCTGCGTGACGGCGCGCAATCCGAAGGCATCTCGTTCTCGGTCAGCGATAAACTTAAGATAGCGGAGAAGCTCGACGAGCTCGGTATCCATTTCATCGAGGGCGGTTGGCCGGGAGCCAATCCGAAGGATATGGAATTTTTCTCCAGAGTAAAGAAATTGAAGCTTAAAAATTCACGGATTACGGCTTTCGGCAGTACTATGCACGCCAAATCCAAAGCCGCCTCCGACCACGTGCTCAAAGGCCTTCTCGCGGCGGATACGAAATACATAACGATATTCGGCAAGAGCTGGGATCTGCATGTCCGCGACGTATTTAAGGTGGATCTCGACGAGAACCTCAGGATGATCGGGGATTCGATAAAATTTTTAAGATCAAAAGGTAAAACCGTTTTTTACGACGCGGAGCATTTCTTTGACGGCTACAAGGCCAATAAAGCCTACGCGCTTAAAACGCTCGCCGCGGCGGAGGGTGCCGGCGCGCACAGGATAATACTTTGCGACACTAACGGCGGAACTTTAACGTCCCAACTTTTCGAGATCGTCGAGGAGGTCAAAGCCGTTATCAGCACGCCGCTCGGTATCCATTGCCATAACGATTGCGATATGGCGGTGGCCAACTCCATCGCCGCCGTCCAGGCCGGATGCCTACAGGTTCATGGGACGGTCAACGGCTACGGGGAGCGTTGCGGCAACGCGAATCTTATCTCGATAATAGCCAATCTTAAACTTAAACTGGGTGTGGATTGTATTTCCCGGCTGGAACTGCGCGAACTTACCGAAGTCGCCAGGTTCGTAGCGGAGATATCCAATCTTAAGATGAATGACAACGCCCCGTTTGTGGGTAACAGCGCCTTCGCGCATAAGGCGGGCGTTCACGTAAACGCTATCCTGAAGAATCCGGAAACGTATGAGCACACAGATCCTCATGCGATCGGCAATCACAGGCGGCTTCTCATCTCAGAACTGTCCGGCCGTTCGATGATACGCAAAAAAGCGGAAGATCTCGATATCGATCTTCCCAAGGATGCCGACAAGACGAAGAAGATACTCGAGACTCTCCAGGCGCTCGAGAATAAAGGTTATCATTTCGAGTCGGCTGAGGCGTCGCTGGAACTTCTCATAAAACGCATAATGAAGAAATTCAAAGATTTCTTCGATCTGGAAAATTTCAGGGTCATAATCGAGCAGAAGAAGGGCGGCAAGATGGTTACCGAGGCGACGATCAACCTTAAAGTCGACGGTGAGATCGAGCATACCGCCTCATTAGGCGACGGCCCGGTTAACGCGCTCGACAGCGCTTTACGAAAGGCATTGGCGAAGTTTTATCCCAATATCGCGCAGATGCATCTTACCGACTACAAAGTAAGGGTCCTTGACGAAAAAGAAGGCACCGCCGCGCGTGTTCGCGTGCTTATTCAGTCGCAGGACAAGTCCGATTCATGGTGGACGATGGGCGTTTCGGAGAATATTATCGAGGCCTCCTGGCAGGCGCTCGTCGATTCGGTCGAATATAAATTGCTCAAAGACATGAAAGCTTAAATGCATGGCCGCACGCAGGATATTGATAGTCGAGGATGAGCGCGAACTCTGTTACCTTCTCAAGATGCGCTTAGAGACGAATGGCTACGAAGTGATAACCGCTTTTGACGGCAAGGAAGGGCTCGAAAAGGCGCACAAAGAAAAACCCAATCTGATACTGCTCGATCTCATGCTTCCGAAGCTGGACGGCTATTGGGTTTGCGATCTCCTCAAGAAGGACAAACGCTATGTGGCGACTCCCATCATAATAATAAGCGCCAAGGCGGAAGAAGAGAACCTGAAACTTGCCAAAGATTGCGGAGCTGATGCCTATATGGAAAAGCCTTTTGATATCGAAGCGCTTTTAGCCAGGATCGCCAGCCTGCTGAAATAACCGACGATGAATATAAAAATTATTCCGATAGTCTTTGCCGCTACGATGTTGACCGCGGGTTTTTCTTTCGCGGACACGATATATTTTACCAACGGCGGCACCATAGAGGGCATTGTCAAAAGCGAGAACGCCGATATTATCGAGATCGATGTGGGGTTCGGCACGATAACATGCGCCAGAAATGAAATCGGCAGTATCGAGCGCTCCGACCCCGCCGCGTCCAGGATGTTGACGGAGAAATGGGCGAAGAGGCGCGAGGAGTTGAAAGCGAGCGAGGCGGCCTTTGAGTTGGAGCGCAAGAAGCGCTTCGAGGAATATGAGCGGCAGGATCGCGAAGAGCGCGAGCGCGCCGAGCGGGAAGCTAAGGAAGAGGGCACGATAGACTTGACGCGCGATCAGGAGACGAAGGGCATACTGGTCGACGCGGTGCTCAACGAAAATATAAAAGCGACACTTGTCCTCGATACCGGCGCGTCGATAGTCGTTCTGACAAAGCGGATGGGCGAGCAACTGGGGGTCGACTTAAGCGATCCGGGTAAAGGCCGGATAACTCTACAGCTGGCGGGCGATCACAAGGTGGACGCGAAATTAGTCA
Proteins encoded in this region:
- a CDS encoding aspartate kinase, coding for MARSIIVQKFGGTSVADIERIKNVARRVVKSRKEGFDVVTVVSALGDSTDKLIELAHEVTENPSERELDMLLSTGEQVSCALLTMAIHELGEDAVSFTGAQVGIKTDNAFTRARIVDINAKRIVEALKAGKIVIVAGFQGLSLSQDITTLGRGGSNLTAVALAKVLGAESCEMYTDVEGVFTADPRIVPDARKVDRISYEEMFELASLGAQVLQPRSIEFAMKFGVPIHVRSSFSDKMGTIISKEVKAMEDIVVSGVALNKEEAKITICDVPDKPGIAARIFKGIANKDINVDMIVQNVSRTGATDLSFTVPGEDLARTIKAAKEIARKVGAGDITFDKDMAKVSIVGIGMKSHSGVAADMFAALADKGINIEMISTSEIKISCVVAKKNGQEAVRAIHEKFGLGKKSG
- the cimA gene encoding citramalate synthase — translated: MAKIELYDTTLRDGAQSEGISFSVSDKLKIAEKLDELGIHFIEGGWPGANPKDMEFFSRVKKLKLKNSRITAFGSTMHAKSKAASDHVLKGLLAADTKYITIFGKSWDLHVRDVFKVDLDENLRMIGDSIKFLRSKGKTVFYDAEHFFDGYKANKAYALKTLAAAEGAGAHRIILCDTNGGTLTSQLFEIVEEVKAVISTPLGIHCHNDCDMAVANSIAAVQAGCLQVHGTVNGYGERCGNANLISIIANLKLKLGVDCISRLELRELTEVARFVAEISNLKMNDNAPFVGNSAFAHKAGVHVNAILKNPETYEHTDPHAIGNHRRLLISELSGRSMIRKKAEDLDIDLPKDADKTKKILETLQALENKGYHFESAEASLELLIKRIMKKFKDFFDLENFRVIIEQKKGGKMVTEATINLKVDGEIEHTASLGDGPVNALDSALRKALAKFYPNIAQMHLTDYKVRVLDEKEGTAARVRVLIQSQDKSDSWWTMGVSENIIEASWQALVDSVEYKLLKDMKA
- a CDS encoding response regulator, with the protein product MAARRILIVEDERELCYLLKMRLETNGYEVITAFDGKEGLEKAHKEKPNLILLDLMLPKLDGYWVCDLLKKDKRYVATPIIIISAKAEEENLKLAKDCGADAYMEKPFDIEALLARIASLLK
- a CDS encoding retropepsin-like aspartic protease; amino-acid sequence: MNIKIIPIVFAATMLTAGFSFADTIYFTNGGTIEGIVKSENADIIEIDVGFGTITCARNEIGSIERSDPAASRMLTEKWAKRREELKASEAAFELERKKRFEEYERQDREERERAEREAKEEGTIDLTRDQETKGILVDAVLNENIKATLVLDTGASIVVLTKRMGEQLGVDLSDPGKGRITLQLAGDHKVDAKLVMLKSVRIKDIEVKGVMAGVLLDDAGVGLKDGLLGMTFLNRFNLKIDLKNMKMSLEKTG